In the Brassica napus cultivar Da-Ae chromosome A7, Da-Ae, whole genome shotgun sequence genome, one interval contains:
- the LOC106353315 gene encoding calvin cycle protein CP12-2, chloroplastic — protein MATIATSLNIGTQGAVITSESRPVRLAGPVRLNNPWNLGSRTTNRMAAVRPVKATPEGVISDKVEKSIKDAEETCAGDPVSGECVAAWDEVEELSAAASHARDKKKDSDPLEEYCKDNPETSECRTYD, from the coding sequence ATGGCAACTATAGCTACTAGTCTAAACATTGGAACCCAAGGAGCCGTCATCACCAGCGAGTCTCGACCAGTTCGTCTCGCAGGTCCAGTCCGTTTGAACAATCCTTGGAATCTTGGTTCAAGAACAACGAACCGGATGGCGGCAGTTAGGCCGGTTAAAGCGACGCCAGAAGGAGTGATATCGGATAAAGTGGAGAAGAGCATCAAGGACGCAGAGGAGACTTGTGCGGGAGATCCAGTGAGCGGAGAGTGTGTAGCTGCGTGGGACGAGGTCGAGGAGCTAAGCGCAGCAGCTAGCCACGCTAGAGACAAGAAGAAAGACTCCGACCCTTTGGAGGAATACTGCAAAGACAATCCTGAGACTAGCGAGTGTCGTACTTACGACTGA
- the LOC106356877 gene encoding probable cytochrome c oxidase subunit 5C-1 isoform X1, translating into MTQVIGSSLFPISFVVVVLVHLSLSLIYSGDLCKVEMAGHKVAHATLKGPSVVKELVIGLALGLAAGGLWKMHHWNEQRKTRAFYDLLERGEISVVHPEE; encoded by the exons ATGACTCAGGTGATCGGATCCTCTCTGTTTCCCATTTCGTTCGTCGTCGTCGTACTCgtacatctctctctctcgctcatCTACTCAG GGGATTTGTGCAAGGTTGAAATGGCAGGACACAAGGTTGCGCATGCCACGCTGAAAGGCCCGAGTGTGGTGAAGGAATTAGTTATCGGTTTGGCACTCGGTTTAGCTGCTGGTGGTCTCTGGAAGATGCACCACTGGAACGAGCAGAGGAAAACCAGAGCTTTCTACGACTTGCTTGAGAGAGGCGAGATCAGCGTTGTCCACCCTGAAGAGTAA
- the LOC106353313 gene encoding uncharacterized protein LOC106353313 → MLQLLIVAWLFIFGTETVVSHQESGEWSCESDSEIQVLADFRPGLITLDGRNDDWKDIDGSEFPLRPALDPDADHEYPAGQMTVKALHDGRDVYFMLEIDGNYAYDKGENKKCPSVALMFQIGDQATYHDMGGCKEGTDSCTSKACKGFEVDIMHFSIGNAIPGRLYGGNPVDNGEGNGGDRFGHLVDIYAWNPHCRYLDGLGPSGNDSSAQNDWHGAWWHSSFTTQSGYIAEDSPYTTDGQKGTYYFEFSRPLRTMDRLQQDVQFTLGSTAKMSVAFWYPMDSKPWHGSGHYTINCDWIPLDISSGSSLGLTASTVKGSSDGTSISAIVISMISLVVSGFIAYKLFSPKNVAFTPMGNDL, encoded by the exons ATGCTTCAGCTTCTGATTGTAGCGTGGCTCTTCATCTTCGGGACGGAGACGGTCGTGTCGCACCAGGAGTCCGGCGAATGGAGCTGTGAATCGGACTCGGAGATCCAGGTCTTAGCTGATTTCAGACCGGGGCTCATCACCCTCGACGGTCGCAACGATGACTGGAAGGACATTGACGGCTCTGAGTTCCCTCTCCGCCCCGCTCTTGATCCGGACGCCGACCACGAATACCCCGCCGGGCAGATGACAGTCAAG GCATTGCATGATGGTCGAGATGTTTACTTCATGCTGGAAATTGATGGAAATTACGCTTACGACAAAGG TGAAAACAAGAAGTGTCCTTCAGTGGCTCTCATGTTCCAAATTGGTGATCAAGCTACTTATCATGAT ATGGGTGGTTGTAAAGAAGGGACGGACTCATGTACCAGCAAGGCTTGCAAAGGCTTCGAGGTTGATATTATGCATTTCTCTATTGGAAATGCTATTCCAGGACGTCTTTACGGTGGTAATCCAGTAGACAACGGGGAAGGAAATGGAGGTGACAG ATTTGGTCATCTGGTTGACATTTATGCTTGGAATCCACATTGTCGATACCTTGATGGTCTTGGTCCCTCAG GAAATGATTCTAGTGCACAGAACGATTGGCATGGAGCGTGGTGGCATAGCAGCTTCACTACTCAATCAG GGTATATAGCGGAAGACAGCCCTTACACGACAGATGGCCAGAAAGGAACTTACTATTTCGAGTTTTCAAGGCCTTTGAGGACTATGGACCGTCTCCAACAG GATGTTCAGTTCACGCTTGGCTCAACAGCCAAAATGTCAGTTGCATTCTGGTACCCAATGGACAGCAAACCTTGGCACGGATCAGGGCACTACACGATCAACTGCGATTGGATCCCGTTAGATATTTCGTCGGGCTCTTCTTTGGGTCTGACTGCTTCAACTGTCAAGGGATCTAGCGATGGAACCAGCATTTCTGCCATTGTGATATCCATGATTTCTCTAGTTGTTTCGGGTTTTATTGCATATAAGTTATTTAGTCCCAAGAACGTTGCATTTACACCCATGGGAAACGATCTCTAG
- the LOC106356877 gene encoding probable cytochrome c oxidase subunit 5C-1 isoform X2, protein MAGHKVAHATLKGPSVVKELVIGLALGLAAGGLWKMHHWNEQRKTRAFYDLLERGEISVVHPEE, encoded by the coding sequence ATGGCAGGACACAAGGTTGCGCATGCCACGCTGAAAGGCCCGAGTGTGGTGAAGGAATTAGTTATCGGTTTGGCACTCGGTTTAGCTGCTGGTGGTCTCTGGAAGATGCACCACTGGAACGAGCAGAGGAAAACCAGAGCTTTCTACGACTTGCTTGAGAGAGGCGAGATCAGCGTTGTCCACCCTGAAGAGTAA